A genomic segment from Nymphalis io chromosome 15, ilAglIoxx1.1, whole genome shotgun sequence encodes:
- the LOC126773964 gene encoding cyclin-dependent kinase 12 isoform X1 translates to MERSYDKRHSKHHKEKHKKRSHKKYKSHSGGTHDPSYATINSVKPLVEYSDVSSEDLSAPEAGEIESEASSIGRHIADDLDRTRKSHSIRTFLDNKISVTTTSRRAAEEYAFNRDSSSAARKRRGVEYEEPVPEFDDLSRYKKKKDKRKKDKKKRKKKSKHHSRSASLESVSPDDNVPAGTPMRPLTPQRYTQVPISEWEKASSPLRNGSCSPVSPTTPPLRRDRHIGSPLHRSIHREPSLHNVIPLSPPPPIISRRRQKSTTPHTPLVPPYHETVTIDSDNEDYDHGRRDYWHETHRPVHHVMSNDIMVIPDSPVHEPRVRDFSPRRHRRRSPRRRRSRDRDRHRDRITTHHNLSPSRSSMKRRRSRSRRRSSSPPRHRARHADAARERHRGKHESPSPPSTVLQRKIDFKEKISDTSLFAELVKDKHKRAKKLQEILEQKEESQGAASSNASMSNNPDTFTIDELSSNTADSLIQISKENGDNSNTKTDVVDIPMPVPVPTPAEDEAELPQATPVPPPQPPDLGDQPTANGEVSESSCSEKTEIVQQKPSTPPMTLPPLPKGGSVVEEVYLNNQQPPPPKPKSLTKLPMPPNTQVEDLKTLANDSPLSTPSPSPVKKPEKPKRTGIMNLPMPPVIPGSEELSGDELDGSTPPPAPRATHSYSHVFSARKAGNAGSKLKRPRILKRRGSKVVPVATPTHHAKDWGEKCVDGFQVITQIGEGTYGQVYKARDKNTGQLVALKKVRLENEKEGFPITAVREIKILRQLNHKNIVNLREIVTDKQDALDFRKDKGSFYLVFEYMDHDLMGLLESKMVDFTELHNASIMRQLLDGLAYCHRKNFLHRDIKCSNILMNNKGEVKLGDFGLARLWSAEDRARPYTNKVITLWYRPPELLLGEERYGPAVDVWSMGCILGELFLKHPLFQANIEMMQLEMISRVCGTPTPGVWPNVVKLPLWHTLRPKRFHKRCVREQFAFMPPTALHLLDRMLELDPDKRITAEEALKSAWLKNVVPDQMTAPELPTWQDCHELWSKQRRRQQREQEQQSKPKSYGFSQDDKQHDTYNQSDSSFKSDYKNESFKPAETNQETVGQVK, encoded by the exons ATGGAGCGGAGCTACGATAAAAGACACAGCAAGCACCACAAGGAGAAGCACAAGAAACGTTCTCATAAGAAGTACAAGTCTCACTCTGGTGGTACACATGATCCGTCTTACGCTACTATTAATTCAGTCAAACCCCTGGTGGAGTATTCCGATGTCAGTTCCGAAGATCTGTCGGCCCCGGAGGCTGGCGAGATCGAAAGCGAAGCGAGCTCAATAGGCAGGCACATCGCTGACGATCTCGATAGAACTAGAAAGTCCCATTCTATCCGCACTTTTCTTGACAACAAGATATCTGTGACCACAACGAGCCGACGGGCTGCCGAGGAATACGCATTCAATCGTGATTCTTCTTCAGCAGCAAGGAAGAGACGTGGAGTTGAATATGAGGAGCCGGTGCCAGAGTTCGACGACCTCTCgcgatacaaaaagaaaaaagacaAGCGTAAGAAAGACAAAAAGAAGCGGAAGAAGAAGTCTAAGCACCACTCTCGATCTGCGAGCTTAGAGAGTGTGTCTCCTGATGATAATGTGCCCGCGGGCACTCCCATGCGACCACTGACGCCGCAGCGCTACACGCAAGTGCCTATTAGTGAATGGGAGAAGGCATCATCTCCACTGAGGAATGGTTCCTGCTCTCCTGTCTCGCCAACGACGCCACCCCTGAGACGTGACAGGCACATTGGGTCACCACTTCATAGGTCCATTCACAGAGAACCATCTTTACACAATGTTATTCCACTGTCACCACCACCTCCAATAATCAG caggAGAAGACAAAAGTCCACCACTCCTCACACTCCACTGGTACCTCCCTACCATGAGACAGTGACAATAGACTCGGATAATGAAGACTATGACCATGGAAGAAGGGATTATTGGCACGAAACACACCGTCCTGTCCATCATGTGATGTCTAATGATATCATGGTCATAccag ATTCTCCAGTGCACGAGCCCCGGGTACGCGATTTCAGTCCGCGCCGACACCGACGACGCAGTCCGCGTCGGCGGCGCAGTCGCGACCGAGATCGACATCGGGATCGAATAACAACTCATCACAATTT GTCGCCCAGCCGCAGCTCGATGAAGCGCCGGCGCTCGCGCTCGCGGCGCCGCTCGTCGTCCCCGCCGCGACACCGGGCGCGACACGCCGACGCCGCGCGCGAGCGACACAG GGGTAAACATGAATCACCGAGTCCCCCGTCTACAGTGCTTCAAAGGAAAATTGATTTTAAGGAGAAAATAAGTGATACTAGTCTATTTGCGGAGCTCGTCAAAGATAAACATAAACGAGCTAAG AAGCTGCAAGAAATTTTGGAACAGAAGGAAGAGTCTCAAGGCGCCGCCTCCAGCAATGCTTCAATGTCGAATAATCCGGATACATTCACGATTGATGAATTATCCAGTAATACTGCCGATAGTTTAATACAG atttccaAAGAAAACGGTGACAACAGCAACACCAAAACCGATGTAGTAGACATTCCTATGCCCGTGCCCGTGCCGACGCCCGCGGAGGACGAGGCCGAGCTGCCGCAGGCGACGCCTGTGCCTCCGCCGCAGCCGCCGGACCTCGgcgaccagcccactgccaatGGAGAGGTGTCGGAGAGCAGCTGTTCAGAG AAAACAGAAATCGTACAACAAAAGCCGTCAACTCCGCCAATGACACTGCCGCCTCTGCCAAAAGGCGGCAGTGTCGTGGAGGAAGTCTACCTCAATAATCAACAACCACCGCCGCCTAAACCGAAGAGCCTCACAAAGCTACCAATGCCGCCTAATACTCAG gtTGAAGATCTTAAAACTCTTGCAAATGACAGTCCTTTGAGTACACCATCGCCTAGTCCCGTTAAAAAACCCGAAAAGCCGAAGCGAACAGGAATTATGAATTTGCCAATGCCACCCG TGATCCCCGGCTCGGAGGAGCTGTCGGGCGACGAGCTGGACGGCTCCACGCCGCCACCCGCGCCGCGCGCCACTCACTCCTACTCGCACGTGTTCAGCGCCAGGAAGGCCGGAAAC gCGGGGTCAAAATTGAAAAGGCCACGTATTCTCAAGAGACGAGGGTCGAAGGTGGTACCCGTTGCAACGCCGACACATCACGCCAAAGACTGGGGAGAAAAGTGCGTCGATGGTTTTCAA GTTATAACACAAATTGGAGAAGGAACGTACGGTCAAGTGTACAAGGCGCGGGATAAGAATACGGGTCAGCTCGTCGCGCTCAAGAAAGTTCGGTTAGAAAACGAAAAGGAAGGCTTTCCTATCACAGCTGTGCGAGAGATCAAGATCTTGCGCCAGCTTAATCATAAAAACATTGTAAACTTGAGAGAAATTGTTACAGATAAACAAGACGCCTTAGACTTTagaaag GATAAAGGTTCATTCTACCTTGTTTTTGAGTACATGGACCACGATCTGATGGGTCTGCTGGAATCCAAGATGGTAGATTTTACGGAGTTACACAACGCATCTATCATGAGACAGCTGCTGGACGGACTTGCCTATTGTCACAGAAAGAATTTTCTGCATCGAGACATCAAGTGTAGCAATATATTGATGAACAACAA gGGTGAAGTAAAACTCGGCGATTTCGGCTTAGCTCGTCTCTGGTCAGCTGAAGACAGGGCGCGTCCTTACACAAACAAAGTGATCACGCTTTGGTATCGACCCCCTGAACTGCTGCTGGGCGAGGAGAGATATGGTCCAGCCGTGGACGTGTGGTCCATGGGTTGTATACTGGGCGAGCTATTCTTAAAACATCCTTTATTTCAA GCGAATATAGAAATGATGCAACTGGAAATGATATCTCGTGTCTGTGGAACACCGACGCCAGGTGTTTGGCCTAATGTAGTCAAACTGCCTCTTTGGCATACACTGCGTCCAAAACGTTTCCACAAGCGATGCGTAAGAGAACAGTTCGCATTTATGCCTCCAACTGCATTACATCTCTTGGACAGGATGCTAGAACTGGATCCtgataaaagaataactgcTGAGGAGGCATTGAAAAGTGCTTGGCTTAAGAATGTTGTACCAGACCA AATGACAGCGCCAGAGTTGCCGACATGGCAAGACTGTCACGAGCTCTGGTCGAAGCAGCGTCGTCGACAGCAGAGGGAACAAGAACAACAGTCCAAACCGAAATCTTACGGTTTCTCACAAGACGACAAACAACATGATACCTACAACCAGTCGGATAGCAGCTTCAAAAGTGATTACAAAAATGAAAGTTTCAAACCCGCAGAGACTAACCAAGAAACTGTGGGACAAGTTAAATAG
- the LOC126773964 gene encoding cyclin-dependent kinase 12 isoform X4 codes for MERSYDKRHSKHHKEKHKKRSHKKYKSHSGARKRRGVEYEEPVPEFDDLSRYKKKKDKRKKDKKKRKKKSKHHSRSASLESVSPDDNVPAGTPMRPLTPQRYTQVPISEWEKASSPLRNGSCSPVSPTTPPLRRDRHIGSPLHRSIHREPSLHNVIPLSPPPPIISRRRQKSTTPHTPLVPPYHETVTIDSDNEDYDHGRRDYWHETHRPVHHVMSNDIMVIPDSPVHEPRVRDFSPRRHRRRSPRRRRSRDRDRHRDRITTHHNLSPSRSSMKRRRSRSRRRSSSPPRHRARHADAARERHRGKHESPSPPSTVLQRKIDFKEKISDTSLFAELVKDKHKRAKKLQEILEQKEESQGAASSNASMSNNPDTFTIDELSSNTADSLIQISKENGDNSNTKTDVVDIPMPVPVPTPAEDEAELPQATPVPPPQPPDLGDQPTANGEVSESSCSEKTEIVQQKPSTPPMTLPPLPKGGSVVEEVYLNNQQPPPPKPKSLTKLPMPPNTQVEDLKTLANDSPLSTPSPSPVKKPEKPKRTGIMNLPMPPVIPGSEELSGDELDGSTPPPAPRATHSYSHVFSARKAGNAGSKLKRPRILKRRGSKVVPVATPTHHAKDWGEKCVDGFQVITQIGEGTYGQVYKARDKNTGQLVALKKVRLENEKEGFPITAVREIKILRQLNHKNIVNLREIVTDKQDALDFRKDKGSFYLVFEYMDHDLMGLLESKMVDFTELHNASIMRQLLDGLAYCHRKNFLHRDIKCSNILMNNKGEVKLGDFGLARLWSAEDRARPYTNKVITLWYRPPELLLGEERYGPAVDVWSMGCILGELFLKHPLFQANIEMMQLEMISRVCGTPTPGVWPNVVKLPLWHTLRPKRFHKRCVREQFAFMPPTALHLLDRMLELDPDKRITAEEALKSAWLKNVVPDQMTAPELPTWQDCHELWSKQRRRQQREQEQQSKPKSYGFSQDDKQHDTYNQSDSSFKSDYKNESFKPAETNQETVGQVK; via the exons ATGGAGCGGAGCTACGATAAAAGACACAGCAAGCACCACAAGGAGAAGCACAAGAAACGTTCTCATAAGAAGTACAAGTCTCACTCTGGTG CAAGGAAGAGACGTGGAGTTGAATATGAGGAGCCGGTGCCAGAGTTCGACGACCTCTCgcgatacaaaaagaaaaaagacaAGCGTAAGAAAGACAAAAAGAAGCGGAAGAAGAAGTCTAAGCACCACTCTCGATCTGCGAGCTTAGAGAGTGTGTCTCCTGATGATAATGTGCCCGCGGGCACTCCCATGCGACCACTGACGCCGCAGCGCTACACGCAAGTGCCTATTAGTGAATGGGAGAAGGCATCATCTCCACTGAGGAATGGTTCCTGCTCTCCTGTCTCGCCAACGACGCCACCCCTGAGACGTGACAGGCACATTGGGTCACCACTTCATAGGTCCATTCACAGAGAACCATCTTTACACAATGTTATTCCACTGTCACCACCACCTCCAATAATCAG caggAGAAGACAAAAGTCCACCACTCCTCACACTCCACTGGTACCTCCCTACCATGAGACAGTGACAATAGACTCGGATAATGAAGACTATGACCATGGAAGAAGGGATTATTGGCACGAAACACACCGTCCTGTCCATCATGTGATGTCTAATGATATCATGGTCATAccag ATTCTCCAGTGCACGAGCCCCGGGTACGCGATTTCAGTCCGCGCCGACACCGACGACGCAGTCCGCGTCGGCGGCGCAGTCGCGACCGAGATCGACATCGGGATCGAATAACAACTCATCACAATTT GTCGCCCAGCCGCAGCTCGATGAAGCGCCGGCGCTCGCGCTCGCGGCGCCGCTCGTCGTCCCCGCCGCGACACCGGGCGCGACACGCCGACGCCGCGCGCGAGCGACACAG GGGTAAACATGAATCACCGAGTCCCCCGTCTACAGTGCTTCAAAGGAAAATTGATTTTAAGGAGAAAATAAGTGATACTAGTCTATTTGCGGAGCTCGTCAAAGATAAACATAAACGAGCTAAG AAGCTGCAAGAAATTTTGGAACAGAAGGAAGAGTCTCAAGGCGCCGCCTCCAGCAATGCTTCAATGTCGAATAATCCGGATACATTCACGATTGATGAATTATCCAGTAATACTGCCGATAGTTTAATACAG atttccaAAGAAAACGGTGACAACAGCAACACCAAAACCGATGTAGTAGACATTCCTATGCCCGTGCCCGTGCCGACGCCCGCGGAGGACGAGGCCGAGCTGCCGCAGGCGACGCCTGTGCCTCCGCCGCAGCCGCCGGACCTCGgcgaccagcccactgccaatGGAGAGGTGTCGGAGAGCAGCTGTTCAGAG AAAACAGAAATCGTACAACAAAAGCCGTCAACTCCGCCAATGACACTGCCGCCTCTGCCAAAAGGCGGCAGTGTCGTGGAGGAAGTCTACCTCAATAATCAACAACCACCGCCGCCTAAACCGAAGAGCCTCACAAAGCTACCAATGCCGCCTAATACTCAG gtTGAAGATCTTAAAACTCTTGCAAATGACAGTCCTTTGAGTACACCATCGCCTAGTCCCGTTAAAAAACCCGAAAAGCCGAAGCGAACAGGAATTATGAATTTGCCAATGCCACCCG TGATCCCCGGCTCGGAGGAGCTGTCGGGCGACGAGCTGGACGGCTCCACGCCGCCACCCGCGCCGCGCGCCACTCACTCCTACTCGCACGTGTTCAGCGCCAGGAAGGCCGGAAAC gCGGGGTCAAAATTGAAAAGGCCACGTATTCTCAAGAGACGAGGGTCGAAGGTGGTACCCGTTGCAACGCCGACACATCACGCCAAAGACTGGGGAGAAAAGTGCGTCGATGGTTTTCAA GTTATAACACAAATTGGAGAAGGAACGTACGGTCAAGTGTACAAGGCGCGGGATAAGAATACGGGTCAGCTCGTCGCGCTCAAGAAAGTTCGGTTAGAAAACGAAAAGGAAGGCTTTCCTATCACAGCTGTGCGAGAGATCAAGATCTTGCGCCAGCTTAATCATAAAAACATTGTAAACTTGAGAGAAATTGTTACAGATAAACAAGACGCCTTAGACTTTagaaag GATAAAGGTTCATTCTACCTTGTTTTTGAGTACATGGACCACGATCTGATGGGTCTGCTGGAATCCAAGATGGTAGATTTTACGGAGTTACACAACGCATCTATCATGAGACAGCTGCTGGACGGACTTGCCTATTGTCACAGAAAGAATTTTCTGCATCGAGACATCAAGTGTAGCAATATATTGATGAACAACAA gGGTGAAGTAAAACTCGGCGATTTCGGCTTAGCTCGTCTCTGGTCAGCTGAAGACAGGGCGCGTCCTTACACAAACAAAGTGATCACGCTTTGGTATCGACCCCCTGAACTGCTGCTGGGCGAGGAGAGATATGGTCCAGCCGTGGACGTGTGGTCCATGGGTTGTATACTGGGCGAGCTATTCTTAAAACATCCTTTATTTCAA GCGAATATAGAAATGATGCAACTGGAAATGATATCTCGTGTCTGTGGAACACCGACGCCAGGTGTTTGGCCTAATGTAGTCAAACTGCCTCTTTGGCATACACTGCGTCCAAAACGTTTCCACAAGCGATGCGTAAGAGAACAGTTCGCATTTATGCCTCCAACTGCATTACATCTCTTGGACAGGATGCTAGAACTGGATCCtgataaaagaataactgcTGAGGAGGCATTGAAAAGTGCTTGGCTTAAGAATGTTGTACCAGACCA AATGACAGCGCCAGAGTTGCCGACATGGCAAGACTGTCACGAGCTCTGGTCGAAGCAGCGTCGTCGACAGCAGAGGGAACAAGAACAACAGTCCAAACCGAAATCTTACGGTTTCTCACAAGACGACAAACAACATGATACCTACAACCAGTCGGATAGCAGCTTCAAAAGTGATTACAAAAATGAAAGTTTCAAACCCGCAGAGACTAACCAAGAAACTGTGGGACAAGTTAAATAG
- the LOC126773964 gene encoding cyclin-dependent kinase 12 isoform X3 encodes MERSYDKRHSKHHKEKHKKRSHKKYKSHSGAARKRRGVEYEEPVPEFDDLSRYKKKKDKRKKDKKKRKKKSKHHSRSASLESVSPDDNVPAGTPMRPLTPQRYTQVPISEWEKASSPLRNGSCSPVSPTTPPLRRDRHIGSPLHRSIHREPSLHNVIPLSPPPPIISRRRQKSTTPHTPLVPPYHETVTIDSDNEDYDHGRRDYWHETHRPVHHVMSNDIMVIPDSPVHEPRVRDFSPRRHRRRSPRRRRSRDRDRHRDRITTHHNLSPSRSSMKRRRSRSRRRSSSPPRHRARHADAARERHRGKHESPSPPSTVLQRKIDFKEKISDTSLFAELVKDKHKRAKKLQEILEQKEESQGAASSNASMSNNPDTFTIDELSSNTADSLIQISKENGDNSNTKTDVVDIPMPVPVPTPAEDEAELPQATPVPPPQPPDLGDQPTANGEVSESSCSEKTEIVQQKPSTPPMTLPPLPKGGSVVEEVYLNNQQPPPPKPKSLTKLPMPPNTQVEDLKTLANDSPLSTPSPSPVKKPEKPKRTGIMNLPMPPVIPGSEELSGDELDGSTPPPAPRATHSYSHVFSARKAGNAGSKLKRPRILKRRGSKVVPVATPTHHAKDWGEKCVDGFQVITQIGEGTYGQVYKARDKNTGQLVALKKVRLENEKEGFPITAVREIKILRQLNHKNIVNLREIVTDKQDALDFRKDKGSFYLVFEYMDHDLMGLLESKMVDFTELHNASIMRQLLDGLAYCHRKNFLHRDIKCSNILMNNKGEVKLGDFGLARLWSAEDRARPYTNKVITLWYRPPELLLGEERYGPAVDVWSMGCILGELFLKHPLFQANIEMMQLEMISRVCGTPTPGVWPNVVKLPLWHTLRPKRFHKRCVREQFAFMPPTALHLLDRMLELDPDKRITAEEALKSAWLKNVVPDQMTAPELPTWQDCHELWSKQRRRQQREQEQQSKPKSYGFSQDDKQHDTYNQSDSSFKSDYKNESFKPAETNQETVGQVK; translated from the exons ATGGAGCGGAGCTACGATAAAAGACACAGCAAGCACCACAAGGAGAAGCACAAGAAACGTTCTCATAAGAAGTACAAGTCTCACTCTGGTG CAGCAAGGAAGAGACGTGGAGTTGAATATGAGGAGCCGGTGCCAGAGTTCGACGACCTCTCgcgatacaaaaagaaaaaagacaAGCGTAAGAAAGACAAAAAGAAGCGGAAGAAGAAGTCTAAGCACCACTCTCGATCTGCGAGCTTAGAGAGTGTGTCTCCTGATGATAATGTGCCCGCGGGCACTCCCATGCGACCACTGACGCCGCAGCGCTACACGCAAGTGCCTATTAGTGAATGGGAGAAGGCATCATCTCCACTGAGGAATGGTTCCTGCTCTCCTGTCTCGCCAACGACGCCACCCCTGAGACGTGACAGGCACATTGGGTCACCACTTCATAGGTCCATTCACAGAGAACCATCTTTACACAATGTTATTCCACTGTCACCACCACCTCCAATAATCAG caggAGAAGACAAAAGTCCACCACTCCTCACACTCCACTGGTACCTCCCTACCATGAGACAGTGACAATAGACTCGGATAATGAAGACTATGACCATGGAAGAAGGGATTATTGGCACGAAACACACCGTCCTGTCCATCATGTGATGTCTAATGATATCATGGTCATAccag ATTCTCCAGTGCACGAGCCCCGGGTACGCGATTTCAGTCCGCGCCGACACCGACGACGCAGTCCGCGTCGGCGGCGCAGTCGCGACCGAGATCGACATCGGGATCGAATAACAACTCATCACAATTT GTCGCCCAGCCGCAGCTCGATGAAGCGCCGGCGCTCGCGCTCGCGGCGCCGCTCGTCGTCCCCGCCGCGACACCGGGCGCGACACGCCGACGCCGCGCGCGAGCGACACAG GGGTAAACATGAATCACCGAGTCCCCCGTCTACAGTGCTTCAAAGGAAAATTGATTTTAAGGAGAAAATAAGTGATACTAGTCTATTTGCGGAGCTCGTCAAAGATAAACATAAACGAGCTAAG AAGCTGCAAGAAATTTTGGAACAGAAGGAAGAGTCTCAAGGCGCCGCCTCCAGCAATGCTTCAATGTCGAATAATCCGGATACATTCACGATTGATGAATTATCCAGTAATACTGCCGATAGTTTAATACAG atttccaAAGAAAACGGTGACAACAGCAACACCAAAACCGATGTAGTAGACATTCCTATGCCCGTGCCCGTGCCGACGCCCGCGGAGGACGAGGCCGAGCTGCCGCAGGCGACGCCTGTGCCTCCGCCGCAGCCGCCGGACCTCGgcgaccagcccactgccaatGGAGAGGTGTCGGAGAGCAGCTGTTCAGAG AAAACAGAAATCGTACAACAAAAGCCGTCAACTCCGCCAATGACACTGCCGCCTCTGCCAAAAGGCGGCAGTGTCGTGGAGGAAGTCTACCTCAATAATCAACAACCACCGCCGCCTAAACCGAAGAGCCTCACAAAGCTACCAATGCCGCCTAATACTCAG gtTGAAGATCTTAAAACTCTTGCAAATGACAGTCCTTTGAGTACACCATCGCCTAGTCCCGTTAAAAAACCCGAAAAGCCGAAGCGAACAGGAATTATGAATTTGCCAATGCCACCCG TGATCCCCGGCTCGGAGGAGCTGTCGGGCGACGAGCTGGACGGCTCCACGCCGCCACCCGCGCCGCGCGCCACTCACTCCTACTCGCACGTGTTCAGCGCCAGGAAGGCCGGAAAC gCGGGGTCAAAATTGAAAAGGCCACGTATTCTCAAGAGACGAGGGTCGAAGGTGGTACCCGTTGCAACGCCGACACATCACGCCAAAGACTGGGGAGAAAAGTGCGTCGATGGTTTTCAA GTTATAACACAAATTGGAGAAGGAACGTACGGTCAAGTGTACAAGGCGCGGGATAAGAATACGGGTCAGCTCGTCGCGCTCAAGAAAGTTCGGTTAGAAAACGAAAAGGAAGGCTTTCCTATCACAGCTGTGCGAGAGATCAAGATCTTGCGCCAGCTTAATCATAAAAACATTGTAAACTTGAGAGAAATTGTTACAGATAAACAAGACGCCTTAGACTTTagaaag GATAAAGGTTCATTCTACCTTGTTTTTGAGTACATGGACCACGATCTGATGGGTCTGCTGGAATCCAAGATGGTAGATTTTACGGAGTTACACAACGCATCTATCATGAGACAGCTGCTGGACGGACTTGCCTATTGTCACAGAAAGAATTTTCTGCATCGAGACATCAAGTGTAGCAATATATTGATGAACAACAA gGGTGAAGTAAAACTCGGCGATTTCGGCTTAGCTCGTCTCTGGTCAGCTGAAGACAGGGCGCGTCCTTACACAAACAAAGTGATCACGCTTTGGTATCGACCCCCTGAACTGCTGCTGGGCGAGGAGAGATATGGTCCAGCCGTGGACGTGTGGTCCATGGGTTGTATACTGGGCGAGCTATTCTTAAAACATCCTTTATTTCAA GCGAATATAGAAATGATGCAACTGGAAATGATATCTCGTGTCTGTGGAACACCGACGCCAGGTGTTTGGCCTAATGTAGTCAAACTGCCTCTTTGGCATACACTGCGTCCAAAACGTTTCCACAAGCGATGCGTAAGAGAACAGTTCGCATTTATGCCTCCAACTGCATTACATCTCTTGGACAGGATGCTAGAACTGGATCCtgataaaagaataactgcTGAGGAGGCATTGAAAAGTGCTTGGCTTAAGAATGTTGTACCAGACCA AATGACAGCGCCAGAGTTGCCGACATGGCAAGACTGTCACGAGCTCTGGTCGAAGCAGCGTCGTCGACAGCAGAGGGAACAAGAACAACAGTCCAAACCGAAATCTTACGGTTTCTCACAAGACGACAAACAACATGATACCTACAACCAGTCGGATAGCAGCTTCAAAAGTGATTACAAAAATGAAAGTTTCAAACCCGCAGAGACTAACCAAGAAACTGTGGGACAAGTTAAATAG